One Prolixibacteraceae bacterium DNA segment encodes these proteins:
- a CDS encoding GPW/gp25 family protein produces MNGDNFLGTGWKFPISFDRSTHQVKTVTAEEDIKESLMVLLSTSPGERVMHPEYGCRIKKMAFETMDGNVLSEMEDMIRSAILFFEPRIKVDKIVFDRSNIPQGCLVIQVYYVVNMTNTRNNIVYPFYLLEGTDL; encoded by the coding sequence ATGAATGGAGATAATTTTTTGGGTACGGGTTGGAAATTTCCAATCTCTTTTGATCGGTCTACGCACCAAGTGAAGACCGTCACCGCAGAAGAAGATATAAAAGAGAGTTTAATGGTTCTTCTCTCTACCTCTCCTGGAGAGCGAGTGATGCATCCTGAATATGGCTGTAGAATAAAAAAGATGGCTTTTGAAACTATGGATGGAAATGTGTTGTCAGAAATGGAAGATATGATACGTTCTGCAATATTGTTTTTTGAGCCTCGAATTAAGGTAGACAAGATTGTGTTTGATCGGTCTAATATTCCTCAAGGCTGTTTGGTTATTCAAGTCTATTATGTGGTGAATATGACAAACACTCGAAATAATATTGTCTATCCATTTTATCTATTGGAAGGAACGGATTTGTAG